ATACATGGAAATGTTGAAATGGGTGAGAGAGTAGGGAGGATTTTGCTTGAATTGGAACCGCAAAACAGTGGACGTTACGCGTTGTTATCTAACATCTATGCAAAGGCAGGTATGTGGGACGATGTTGCAGAGGTAAGAAAATTGATGAAGGAAAGGGGAGTAAAGACTATTCCTGGAATTAGCATGGTTGATATTGGTGGCAAAGTACATGAATTCAAAATGGGAGATGGGTCACACCCACAAATGAAGGAGGTCTACTTGATGCTTGAAAAGATTATAGAAAAGCTGGAGACAGAGGGTTATTCACCGAATACATCTCAAGTTTTGTTTGACATTGcagaggaggagaaggaaaCAGCACTGCGGTACCACAGTGAGAAGCTTGCAATTGCTTTCGGAGTACTTAACACAAAACCTGGAACAACCATCCGGGTTGTGAAGAACTTGAGGATTTGTGAGGACTGTCATTCTGCCATAAAGCTCTTTTCACAATCATACAACCGGGATATAATTGTGAGGGACCGTATGCGCTATCATCATTTTAGAAATGGACGGTGTTCGTGCAAGGATTTTTGGTAAGGTCTTAAATTTGATACACCGTACGTTCGGATGGTCTTGGATGTTCATGCATTATCTAAATACACATGTATGTAGCTTAAAATACCCTTGCACACATTGTTAGATTGTTAGTTTACACACTTCACATATGGCGGATCAGTTTGTTATGTAAACATCATAAAAACTCAGGAAGACATTAGAAAAAGTTGGTTGTATATATTACAAATGCAGAAACACCAAGTATAATGTAGAAGTCCAGTTAAAAAAACTTTAGTACAGTCTACGTGCCGGACAAGCATTGGTTGTTATCGAGGAACTGGTGTCGGCCACCCTGGAATCACAAATGGGTAGATGTGTTGCCCATATGGAAAATCCAAGGCTGAAGCATCTGTGATCTTTAGTACAATCTCCAAGGTTCCACCACAAAGCTTGCACACGACCACTTCGTTTGTCAACTGTAAACATATGATATTCTCATTATTCGGGTAGAAGCTTAGCATTCTCCACCATATATTCAGTGAGAAGAAAGGAATATCTTGGCAAGGCAAAGAAATTCTCTCAACTATCCATTTGAATTTGCCTCCTCCAAAGGTGGTGTCCTCTGGTACTTCTCCTTTCAACTCCCAAACACTGAATGGATTCGGATCGTCATGATTCCGGTCTGTGACCACACACATCTGCAAGCGCCCTCCACACACACCTAGCCATTTTTCATAGTCATAATCTCTATCTGGAAGGTCATGTTTGAGCTGGTCAGGCTCCTTGATGAAACAACATTTAGCAATATTATCACCACTTGTGGTGAAGGGATCCAACACAAAAGTAGAGTAATCTTGACAGAACCAATACAACATTCCATTGTGAGCAACAGGTCTTCTACGAGAACTGGTATCGGGATAATGATAGAAAGAATGAATCCTTCCTGGACATAACACATCCAAGTTGATCCAACTCTCTCCACTCACGAGTTTCAGAAGAGAAGATTTCAACAAGAAAGTTCAGTTTTGATAGATTTGGAATGATCCGAACAACCCTCCAGTTATACTGAGCATTTGGAATGATGGAATAGGTAATAGCACTACTATCTTGACCTTCTAATTCTTGGACGACGAACCCCACATGCGGTAGGGTTTGGTGGACTTGAGGGGAAGGAGGGAGAGCAAACCATTGCTTGGTGTACGGATTGCAAATGTAGTAATCACACTGATAATACCTGGTTGCGCAGCACAAGAGCAAGTCTTTATGCGCCCCTAGCACGACCCTACGTTCTTGGTGTTTATAACATGGGAGGAAACTCAGAGAGAAATCAATTGTGTTGAACACTGGATTTTTGGACGTTATGGTTCTTTTGAAGGAGCAATTATTCCACAAAGTTAGTGTAGTTATAACGGGCTTGGATTCATCGAGCTGCAGGCGTTGAAAGCGAGCAGCAAAATAAGGATCAGAGAGGAGACTGAGCCAACGCTTCGACACACACTTGCACTGGAAACTGAATTTATAGTTGGGAGGAAGTCGACAAAGGATTTCAACCAATACAAAGTCAGGGAGATCGTTAAAAGTAGTCATCAAGAAATCTGATGAGGGAGACGGTTGGCTTGTGGCTcgtttatatagaggtagagttatcaaaatacataactaatgagtatttacgtggacagccacattgataataatatttacaacatcaCGTAATTAACGTAATCTTattagattttgaaatttgTCTCATGCACAGATTACTGGAGAAGTGTGACTTGAATTAGAATTCTTGAAATCTCACGTTAAAAAAGTAAAGAGTTATTCTTTGATTGTAAAAGATACACACGCTAATGCTGAAACTTCTTGTATTAAAACCTTATATTAATCATGGATTGAAGACAACCGCACCAGCGAATCTGCGATCACGGCACAAGTGCACAACAGATTCAGTTAATCGAGCAATTAATCTGTGATTGATCACATATGATGCAAACTAGGGTTTCGGTTCTTCTCTCAAGTATAGTATGCAAGTTATGCCCGTGGAGCTATtagattgaatttgctttaggAAAGTTGTAACAACAAAATTTTGTCATCAAATGTTTGCCCCTAGAGCTAGGCGAAAAAATTACTAGTTCGTCGAAAATATTACTGTGTTATTAGTGAATGATAAATTGAGCAAAATTGACGCCATCACGTCTGATAATAAAATTCTTGAATAACTATCCTTATTTGAGTAAATAGAACCGAAAAATAACATCTTACAAAAAATTCttgaaaataagagaaattgaaaaacgaCTTCATCTACATATGTTGAAGTATCAATACAGTAACTAGAGTAGTTTCATATAGAGGTAGAACGGTTCGATCCATTAGTAGATTACCTTAGCCAGATCTCAAGCTAGTTTATAACTATAAGCTGTTGGTCTACAACTACATGAAGTTTGTATATATTTGATGCATCTGTATGTTAACACACCATATAacattttttgaaaaataactaAAACTATAAATTGAAAAGTGGATAATAAATTCAACGTCAGGCCCATTTCTCCAATCTCCACCACTGAAAAACAATAGAGACTaaacttattttattttcaaaaaaaaaaaaactcgattTCTTTAGGAGTTGGCCCCTAAAACCACAAACAAATTTCGAAATTGCCAAAATCCCTTCTCACTTCCACAGCACACTGAAGGACAATTTCGTCCACAAATACACAAAAATATAACACAGAGTCCTCTCCCCGCCACTCACTAACAGAATAATCAGTTGGTGTTGTCTACCCAACCAACCTCCCTCCCATGGCCATGAAGCTACTCTCACCACCCTCCTCTTCTCTCTCACAACCCACCAGGCTCTTCTGCTTACATTCCACCTCAACCAGACCAAAACCCATTTCAGTCCCAACCCTTCTCTTCCAAAGGACCCCAAAACGGTTCGTTTTCTCCAAGAGAATGGTAGTCAAAGCTTGTGTGAAAGTGGAGGAGAAGAACGTTCAAGAATCTTCTGGAAGTGAGTGGGGCAAGGTCTCTGCTGTGCTGTTTGACATGGATGGAGTTCTCTGCAATAGCGAAGAGCCTTCTAGAAGGGCCGCAGTCGAAGTTTTCGCCGAAATGGGGGTTGAGACCACGGTGGAGGACTTTGTTCCTTTCGGAGGAACTGGTAAAATTTCTCTGATATTCCATGGATTTGATCAATTGTTACTGCACCTCTCTTTACATTTGTAAAGTAAATAACTTTCTGGTAAAAAGATTTTAACTTTGGTTCAACCATTTGTACAAGTTAACATGAAACAAAATAAAGACTGAATTTTTACTTGTTATCTTATTGTTTAGTTCTCCCATTGTCCTTGTCTGTATTCACATGGTGATAGAGAGTCAGTAAACTAATAAACTATAATGTGATGGACCAATGttgtggattttttttctttttttttcatagtgTTGCATTGATGTTGTAGGTGAAGCGAATTTTTTAGGAGGTGTCGCTGCTGTTAAGGGGGTAAAGGGATTCGATACCGAGGCAGCAAAGAAGAGATTCTTTGAGATATATTTGGATAAGGTTATTGTCCTATCCCAGTATTCATTGTTTATAAGTTATCAATGTAATGAATTGAGACTAGACCTTGATTATAAGTATATTACACTAATTCTCTGGTTTTTGAATGTCTTGCAGTATGCAAAACCAGATTCTGGAATAGGATACCCCGGTGCCCTTGAACTTGTTACTCAGGTGTCAAGGAGATTACTTATATTTACCTAATGTTGCTAGACTGCTAATTGAGTTAGTTATTCTTTAATGTATGCAAGCTCTGATGTGAAACAGTGTAAAAGCAAAGGCCTTAAGGTTGCTGTTGCATCCAGTGCTGATCTAATCAAGGTTAAGGCAAATCTAGCTGCTGCCAATTTACCACTTTCATTGTAAGCCATTATAGTGATTGGCTGTGCTTCTCAAGTTGTGCAATAgttttataatattattttttgtagGGTCATTATTTTCAACTCTAGCTATCTTTTTATCCTCTTTTGTCAGGTTTGATGCTATTGTGTCAGCAGATGCTTTTGAGAATCTGAAACCTTCTCCTGATATATTCTTGGCTGCATCAAAGATCTTGGATGTAATCCCTAGTGAGGTATACAAGAAGAATTTTATATTTTACCTGAAGAGAAGATTTTTGAATAATCAAGTAGAAGGAATTGGTAAATGTCACTGGTCAGTACAGTTGCACATTCACAGTAGAAATAGAAGATAACAAAATAGATATAAATACTATATAATTGTGACCATAATTTTCTTAAATGTCTCGCAAAAGTTTCCCCAATAGCTTTCACCATAGACTATATAATGAAGTTGTTCTGTTTTTCTTATTCTGTTGTACACATATCTAAGGAAGTTTTCTTGATCATGTCAGGAGTTTAACTCTTTCCATTTTAATGCTCATTTGGGATTTGCATATGTTTCGGCAGTGTATTGTAATTGAGGATGCACTAGCTGGAGTGCAGGCTGCCAACGCTGCAAAAATGAGGTAAATTTGCAAAAAAGTCTTTTATCTGTAAATTGGCAGTGTTTTgtctcatttttcttttgtatcACCAATtgcattatttttttatgttccactcacaggttttttttttttttttttcttttgatgtaGAATTACGAATTTTGTTTATGTGGTAACTGCTAATGTTCTTctgcaacttgcagatgtataGCTGTGAAAACTACTCTATCAGAAGAGGCTCTAATGAGTGCTGGTCCATCCATTATTCGAAAtcaaataggaaatatttcacTCGATGATATTCTCAGTGGTGGCTCTGATGGCTATAGTATGTAGTCCTGAGAATATGTGCAAAGTCATTTGTATCTTCAAATAATGTAGAATGGTGAAGCTACACTGCTGCCATTTTTTTATGAGTTATAAGAAAAGACCTCTTTTAGGGGTCCTCTTTGTTGAAACTCTTCCTCGGATATTGCTATATGCACACTTTTGATCTTACTGATCTGTAGTTTGAGTGATAGTTCCATTAAGATGATGTCTCAAAAGCTTTTAATGTCATTAGTCCTATACCAACTTATTACAGGCTAATCTTTTCTCCTATATATTCTGGAAAATGAGGTCTTATGTTGATATGCCACTGCAGATGGGAAGATGCAGGGACTTCAATTTCttaattcttcatctcaaaccaCATCAGAAAAGCTCACGGAAAGAGATACTGATTCTTCTGGTGCTGCCAATGACGGCATTTTCTCGTTTGGAGGGTAAGAAGAGTTCTAGTTGCAAAATATCAGTCATATAATttgattaaattttttattccTAATTTTTTATTAACTTCATTCGGTATAAGTTCAAGACACATAAGGGCTTTAACCATATTTCAGACAGCACATATTAATCAACTATTCTGCTTTCTCTCCAACAAAATCATGCTTGCAATACAAAGCTTATCCAACTTGCTTTGACACACACATATGTACTATGTTGTGTACATCTAGTGTGTTGGTCACATGGATCTGAGAGGTGTTAGTAAATGCTCCAAGAGTATTATTTTGCATTGTGTGAGGGTGTAGTATCCTCTAATATGTGGCTCTCTTTGTTTTGATGTCTAACTTAATTGCTAGAACAGGTTCCAAAGAAAATAATTGCttataaagaaattgaaaatttatACATAAATTACTTTAATATTGAGCAGTGTAATCTATTAGCATGAGATTTTCGAATGGAAGAAATACCATATTAAACCACCTTAGCTTGCGGCTGGAGAATAATTGATGGACAGGTTTCAGGGTTGTTCGGCGAGATATAGTGAAATATGGAAGCTTGGGGATTGCTTTGTCTTGTCTTGCCTTCACCATATCAAACTGGAAGGTACAACTAAATAGAGTAGAATGctcagatagagagagagagagtgtgtgtgtgtgtgtgtgtgttgaatttatgcattgtaattTACAAGTGATCATAAGCATGGAAACAATGTAGtaatctcttttctttttcctcaagTTATTCTAGTTTCTATATATGATGTATATATTCTACTCATGGACAGGCAATGCAATATACATCACCTAACGCTATTTGGAATGTGATATTTGGGGTCAACCAGCCATCTATTGCACAGAAAGAAGGTACTGATGTCACAAACCTCTGGGTGGCATAttcttttcagtttattatctGCCTAATCCTTCATTATCTTATGTaatatgtgcatatattgtTCATTTAATTCTTACGAAGTTGGCATTACAACGTATTCTTATTATCTGACTAAAGTGTCTCTATTGGTTCATAGTTGGGGACTAaaaactacttttttttttcttcattcgaTTATAGGTGAATCAAAGTTGGAAAGAATCCAACAATTTGTGAACTATATATCTGACCTGGAAACCAGGTAAATTGCTGACATACTATGTGTTGTATCTGTCCTCATAGTTCCTCCATATCTCGTTCTTACTGTATAAGAAACGCATGTCTAATCTGCTTCAACAATCAACCTTGTACTATGCAAGAGGAACTGCTCCTATTGTGCCAGAATTTCCACCAAAACTTGATTGGTTGAATACAGCTCCCATCAAGTTAAGCAAGGTGATTTGTTTTGAATCTGAACTTCTATTTAGTGTAACCAAGTTTTATCTTATAGCTTTAATTTTGATAAAGTTTTTGGCAGGATCTCAAAGGAAAAGTGGTTGTGCTGGACTTTTGGACCTATTGCTGTATAAATTGTATGCATGTACTGCCAGACCTGGAGTTTTTGGAGAAAAAATACAAAGATATGCCGGTAATCCTTTTTGTGTTTCTCTTCATTTGAAGTCTCAGCTTGTCTGCCATCTCAGTTTATTATGTTCCAGGCTTCTGCTTTATCAGATTGCTGATCGTAAAATTTAACAAAGTTGTATAAGGTTAACTTGATTTTTTTCCTTATAGATTGAATGTTTTCCTCCCATCTTTACAGACAGCTATTACTTATCATTTAGATCTAAAACACAGTATATCCAATCTAGATTTTCATCATCCTAGAGTAATACTCTCTATGTGGAACAAAGAACCAAGTAACAAGTTAATAGCGAATTCAGGAGACTTACAAAAGAACAAATAATGTGTAATAGGCGGAGCTTTTCATAATGATATccttataaacatatatatagatatatgaaTAGCATGTGTACTTCAACCATGTTGTTCTGAAAATTTGCCCCTTTCAATAATGTTTATTTGGCTGATCCATGTGCCAGTTGGCAAAATTTAAAACTTTAAATAGCCACATTAGTGGATGCTATATTTGTTAATTTATTCTTATGTAGTTCACTGTGGTGGGAGTTCATTCGGCAAAGTTTGATAATGAGAAGGATTTAGAGGCCATTCGGAATGCAGTGTTACGCTATAACATCACTCATCCAGTAAGCCTTATGCTTTGTACTTTGTATAAGCTGATCTCTCATTCTATTCTGGGTGTTCTAGTACTCTGGAGTAGTTTGTTTCTTTGGTAATGTTTGACCATCTGTCGCTGATTGTTCTATTAAAGTACCAGAACTATTTGCCTGGAAACTGCTGTATGAAAAGTATGATAAATATGTAATTGTCGATCTTTTTGATGATTATACTTGGTTTATGAGCTTAATATTGCAGAACTTGAGTAACATGTTCCCAAGCATATAAATGTGTTTCCTAAAAGATACCTGCATCATTGGACAGAGTTATCTTTGTATGTTAAGATTCTTGTGTTCTGTAAAGTCTCTTGCTTTTATAAATCAAGTAACATTTCAGCTAAACGGTCTTAATAAAGTTGAAGTTCATTGCATATTGAAGTTTATCCTACCAATTAAACTTCTATGCCTCTCATTTTTTAGGTAGTCAATGATGGAGATATGTATCTATGGAGAGAGCTAGGTGTGAATTCATGGCCAACTTTTGCTGTTGTTGGGCCCAATGGAAGACTTCTTGCTCAACTATCAGGTGAAGGTCGCCGCAAGGTATAATaaccaatttcaaaattttctttgTGGTAGACTGTAGTTGTAAGTTGCTCAGTTTCATGTATTTCTACAATTCTACTTTGCAATTGGCTAATAAAtaactttttattttcaaaggATCTTGATGATTTGGTGGAGGCAGCTCTTTTGTACTATGGCCGAAAGAAAATATTGGACAATGCACCACTTCCTTTGAGTTTGGAGAAAGATAATGATCCCCGTCTGTTTACATCTCCATTAAAGTTTCCTGGAAAGCTGGCGGTTGATGTCGAAAACAATAGGCTCTTCATTTCAGACAGTAATCATAACCGCATAGTAGGCTCTGTCTCCCTCACTCTCACCCACACACCCCCTCTCTCTATTTGGAAACACTCCTGCACTGTGTGTGTGCGAGCgcgtgcatttttttttctttttttctttcctgtgCCTTAAAATGTTCAACTACTGTATGTCCAATTTGGATTCCTATTCAGCATATCTCACATGTCAGGGCCAGAATGCACGCATGGCATTTGAGTTATATATGCAAGTAGTGCTGAAGTATATAAATTGgcttttccaaaagaaaaatttattatAGGGTTTATATAACTGATGAAGTGGTACATCCTGTGCATACATGTTTCTTGTAATAAATGTCATATCATGGCATTTGAGTTATATATGCGAGGTAGTGCTGAAGTTTATAAATTGGCTTTCTCCTAAAGAAAAATGTATTATAGGGTTTATGTAACTGATGAAGCGGTTACATCCTGTGCATGCATGTTTcttgtaatcaatgtcatatTTCTTGAAAAGTTATTATAGTTTGATACCCAAATTTGTAGATTAAACTGCGATGATATATTGATAAGTGGACATAATATAGTTTTGCAGTTCAACACTAGATTCTCTCCAGTAGAGATCCTAACTTAGAAGATATTTCATGTTAACTAGTGTATTGTGAACATTTCAGTTTCTTATTGTCAATACTTTTAAGCTTTAAGGTATACATGTGTTGCAAATTTGTGATAGCAGAAGTGAACGTGAACTGGATTGTTATCTAACCATGCTGTTGTATGTGGAGCTCAGGTTGTAACCGACCTAGATGGAAATTTTATTGTCCAAATTGGAAGTACAGGAGAGGAAGGTCTACGTGATGGTTCTTTTGATGATGCCACCTTTAATCGGCCTCAGGTAAGAAAAGAGTCGTCTTAAAAGCATGTTATTACACTCTGCTGATTATGCTGACACAGCCGACACAGATTTATTCTCTGAATCTGCATTCTTTCTGAGGTTTACCATCTCATTTCATGTATTTGATGTATGCATATAACCTTTGGGCATGTACTTATCCTAGGGCCTGGCTtacaatacaaaaaaaaatcttctctaCGTCGCGGATACTGAAAACCATGCGTTGAGGTACGTGGTGGCTACAGAAATCCCTTTTCATTTGGTTGTGTAACTCCCTGTGTTTCCTGCTATTAGAGCATATAAGAAATAAAAGGACGGAATCATCAATAgttaaatatttaaatataagAACTTTCTGAATTCTTCACATTTGAAAGAATTCCTGAAACATTAAAAGGATTTATCACTTATATTTCAAGGTTTACTTCCCGTGCTTTTTCATCTTTTACAGAACAATATAATGATTGAAGTGGTATTGACCCATCTGTTGACATTTTATAAATGAGTTCCTGTCATAATATAGCTTTGAAATTGTAGGGAGATTGACTTTGTTAACGAAACAGTGCATACTCTAGCTGGAAATGGAACCAAAGGCTCTGATTacagaggaggaggaaaaggAAGCACTCAGGTAAGATTAGAAATACCTTGAGTTTGAGGATGTTAACCTTTTTTATTAGGACTAATGAACTTCTGGTGATTtatctaaaataaaaaactgaatTACAAAATTCTTGGATAAACATCTCCATTTTATTAAAGAATCTGGTTATATTATTCAGCTACTCAACTCTCCATGGGATGTCTGCTTTCATCCGGTCAATGAGAAAGTTTATATTGCCATGGCTGGCCAACATCAAATTTGGCAACTTGATACATCTGATGGGATTACTAGAGCATTTAGTGGTGATGGTTATGAAAGAAATCTGAATGGATCAAGGTAATTGATAATTTGAAGATGCTAATGGCAATATCAACATTTTTCTGCTATTATGTACTTCCAGACTTGACTTGGTCCTTTTGATCTTTCATTGGGATAGCTCTTCAAGCACATCATTTGCACAGCCTTCTGGAATTTCATTATCTCCTGGTATTATAACACTTTGACACATTCATGACTTCCAATCATCATTTAAGGCTTTTTTTCCGTATATGGAGTTTTTCAGGTTATAACAATTTTTCGTTATTTTAGATATGACGGAGCTGTATATTGCTGATAGTGAGAGTAGCTCCATCAGGGCAGTTGTTTTAAAAACAGGAGGATCGAGATTGCTAGCGGGTGGTGATCCATTTTTCTCAGACAATTTGTTTAAGGTGATCTGAATAACTTGTCTACTATGGACATCATATgcagaaatcaaagaaaaatttaaaagtTAATGTCCTTCTGTATATGATCCTTTTTTAATAATGATTTTTATCAATTCTTTAGTTTGGGGACCATGATGGAATGGGTTCTGAAGTACTTCTTCAACATCCACTCGGTGTCTTGTGTACAAAGGGCGGTCAAATCTATATAGCAGATAGCTATAATCACAAGGTAGCTTGACAATGACCGCCAATAACTATTCTAAGATGTAGCATGTACTTTTGGATGCATCAATTTACCTATTATTTAAGACTGGAAAATATTGTGATAAGTTTTAGAAGTGTCTGGTCAAGTATTAATTTGGTCTTTCTAATTCCAAACTTCAGATAAAGAAGCTAGATCCAGATAGTAAAAGAGTTAGTACCATAGCAGGGACAGGGAAAGCTGGTTTCAAGGACGGAACAGCTCTTGAAGCTCAGGTTGGCTAATCTGTTCGGTTTCCTTATATTTGAGCAATTTAAGATCCTAATGATGCAGGAATTTTAGTCACTCAGATTGCATAGCTTTCTTTCAAGTATTAGGCTGATTAAAGATACTCGTCTAGGAAgtaacaaaattcaaaacactCACTATTTTCTTGAATCATTTTACTGCagaatatttttcatgtttcttATATTTGTATCGCACTATCACACTCTAGAAAAGAAATGAACAGGTCAACGTATTGATTCATTCTCCATATTATCTCTTTGCAGCTTTCAGAGCCATCAGGAATCATTGAAGCGACAAATGGTGATgattttttataacatatatatgcCACTTGAAATTCTGCATGGGTCATTTTTGGATTCATTTGTTAAATTACATTCTAATCTTGTAAAGATTCTAGAtgttctcttctctcttttaTTCATGGAAAATTATAAAGTGAGATATCAATGTATTTGTTGCAACAAGAATTTTTATTacaattctttttctttgcagGGAGACTCTTCGTAGCCGATACAAACAACAGTCTAATCAGATATATTGACTTAAGCAACAAGGAACCTGAACTTCTTACTCTGGAGCTAAAAGGGGTTCAACCTCCCACAGCAAAATCCAAGTCTTTGAAACGCCTCAGAAGGCGCTTATCAGCTGACACACAGACCGTTACAGTTGATGGTGGTTCATCCAATGAGGGGAACCTCTATATTAAAATATCATTACCTGAAGAGTATCATTTTTCAAAGGTCCCTGTCCCTCTTCTAATTCAAACCACACAAGCTTGTTGACTCCAATTTAGTTACTGTTCTCTAATGATTTTTACCATCTTACTTTCAATTTGGCTAGTGTACTTTGGCGAGCTTTTGTCAGTTGTCATGTATAAATTTTTAATGCAGGAAGCTCGCAGTAAGTTTAGTGTTGAAACTGAGCCTGAAACTGCAGTTCTCGTTGATCCCTCAGATGGATATCTTAGTCCAGAAGGATCAGCAGTACTTCATTTTAAGAGATCCTCTCCCTCAGCTTCTGTGGGGAGAGTTAATTGCAAGGTATTGCTTATTTTTTGCCGCAAACTAATCAGCTCTGCCAAAACATAattgaattgtcgtggtctgtcttTGTACCAGTACTGTTACACCACATGCTTTTGTTGTAACACTGCTGTTAAACCCCATGCTTTTGTGATCAGGCCAGCATTATAGTAGCCCGACCCTTAGAAATCTGATAGATTAAAAACGATTAGCACATGAAAAGCTCACCATGTCATATTCTGTTGTTTAATTAAGTTGGCTTGTCTTGCAGGTTTACtactgcaaagaagatgaggTCTGTTTATACCAATCCTTATTATTTGAGGTACCATTCCATGAGGAAATTCCAGAATCCAACCCAGAAGAAATCACACTTGCCTACCTTGTAAAGCCCAGAACTTCAACAGACAGCTTACAGCTACCAGTTGCACGCTGACACGATTACACAAACATTTTGTATAGATCTTGTACTACTTCACCATGAAAATAGGATACCAAACTACATATAGCAGTTAGATACAAAACATTTGAGTTATTTGTGGTCATTTCATGT
Above is a genomic segment from Rosa chinensis cultivar Old Blush chromosome 3, RchiOBHm-V2, whole genome shotgun sequence containing:
- the LOC112193291 gene encoding protein SUPPRESSOR OF QUENCHING 1, chloroplastic isoform X2, whose protein sequence is MAMKLLSPPSSSLSQPTRLFCLHSTSTRPKPISVPTLLFQRTPKRFVFSKRMVVKACVKVEEKNVQESSGSEWGKVSAVLFDMDGVLCNSEEPSRRAAVEVFAEMGVETTVEDFVPFGGTGEANFLGGVAAVKGVKGFDTEAAKKRFFEIYLDKYAKPDSGIGYPGALELVTQCKSKGLKVAVASSADLIKVKANLAAANLPLSLFDAIVSADAFENLKPSPDIFLAASKILDVIPSECIVIEDALAGVQAANAAKMRCIAVKTTLSEEALMSAGPSIIRNQIGNISLDDILSGGSDGYNGKMQGLQFLNSSSQTTSEKLTERDTDSSGAANDGIFSFGGVVRRDIVKYGSLGIALSCLAFTISNWKAMQYTSPNAIWNVIFGVNQPSIAQKEGESKLERIQQFVNYISDLETRGTAPIVPEFPPKLDWLNTAPIKLSKDLKGKVVVLDFWTYCCINCMHVLPDLEFLEKKYKDMPFTVVGVHSAKFDNEKDLEAIRNAVLRYNITHPVVNDGDMYLWRELGVNSWPTFAVVGPNGRLLAQLSGEGRRKDLDDLVEAALLYYGRKKILDNAPLPLSLEKDNDPRLFTSPLKFPGKLAVDVENNRLFISDSNHNRIVVTDLDGNFIVQIGSTGEEGLRDGSFDDATFNRPQGLAYNTKKNLLYVADTENHALREIDFVNETVHTLAGNGTKGSDYRGGGKGSTQLLNSPWDVCFHPVNEKVYIAMAGQHQIWQLDTSDGITRAFSGDGYERNLNGSSSSSTSFAQPSGISLSPDMTELYIADSESSSIRAVVLKTGGSRLLAGGDPFFSDNLFKFGDHDGMGSEVLLQHPLGVLCTKGGQIYIADSYNHKIKKLDPDSKRVSTIAGTGKAGFKDGTALEAQLSEPSGIIEATNGRLFVADTNNSLIRYIDLSNKEPELLTLELKGVQPPTAKSKSLKRLRRRLSADTQTVTVDGGSSNEGNLYIKISLPEEYHFSKEARSKFSVETEPETAVLVDPSDGYLSPEGSAVLHFKRSSPSASVGRVNCKVYYCKEDEVCLYQSLLFEVPFHEEIPESNPEEITLAYLVKPRTSTDSLQLPVAR
- the LOC112193291 gene encoding protein SUPPRESSOR OF QUENCHING 1, chloroplastic isoform X5, with the translated sequence MAMKLLSPPSSSLSQPTRLFCLHSTSTRPKPISVPTLLFQRTPKRFVFSKRMVVKACVKVEEKNVQESSGSEWGKVSAVLFDMDGVLCNSEEPSRRAAVEVFAEMGVETTVEDFVPFGGTGEANFLGGVAAVKGVKGFDTEAAKKRFFEIYLDKYAKPDSGIGYPGALELVTQCKSKGLKVAVASSADLIKVKANLAAANLPLSLFDAIVSADAFENLKPSPDIFLAASKILDVIPSECIVIEDALAGVQAANAAKMRCIAVKTTLSEEALMSAGPSIIRNQIGNISLDDILSGGSDGYNGKMQGLQFLNSSSQTTSEKLTERDTDSSGAANDGIFSFGGVVRRDIVKYGSLGIALSCLAFTISNWKAMQYTSPNAIWNVIFGVNQPSIAQKEGESKLERIQQFVNYISDLETRGTAPIVPEFPPKLDWLNTAPIKLSKDLKGKVVVLDFWTYCCINCMHVLPDLEFLEKKYKDMPFTVVGVHSAKFDNEKDLEAIRNAVLRYNITHPVVNDGDMYLWRELGVNSWPTFAVVGPNGRLLAQLSGEGRRKDLDDLVEAALLYYGRKKILDNAPLPLSLEKDNDPRLFTSPLKFPGKLAVDVENNRLFISDSNHNRIVVTDLDGNFIVQIGSTGEEGLRDGSFDDATFNRPQGLAYNTKKNLLYVADTENHALREIDFVNETVHTLAGNGTKGSDYRGGGKGSTQLLNSPWDVCFHPVNEKVYIAMAGQHQIWQLDTSDGITRAFSGDGYERNLNGSSSSSTSFAQPSGISLSPDMTELYIADSESSSIRAVVLKTGGSRLLAGGDPFFSDNLFKFGDHDGMGSEVLLQHPLGVLCTKGGQIYIADSYNHKIKKLDPDSKRVSTIAGTGKAGFKDGTALEAQGDSS